A window of Coturnix japonica isolate 7356 chromosome 2, Coturnix japonica 2.1, whole genome shotgun sequence contains these coding sequences:
- the DIPK1C gene encoding divergent protein kinase domain 1C yields MRGIPGWRRLRLSGWRRCTLAFLLAWAAGWVVLSALLFLLHGSVFSERCTDEDGRRILARLCLDYSSGALTGDLCEDLCVAQKLVYKHCLYYDRGKKVIQADWRGQPIILKSKKEIFSSYQHLSMLDEAETQDIPETEILLMIALEVKNVLGLELSNNSTGPLWTRRKGPHWKAQVASMWSLLQQEEYIFFSLLQDFSKHVLRIIGSCGHFYAVEYLTAGHAWHKTLFPLENIVGPSLAGRRSRVRAIIDIALSFLDMVQHFDNDFSHRLHLCDIKPENFAIRHDLTVVAIDVDMAFFEPKMRDILEQNCTGDEDCNFFDCFSKCNLKIRRCGAQRANNNLQVICDKIFRRWFSPSLRGSLVSFPLQPQLQKAVQECAELGHVDATMHQRTLKSLIELNHLLRVSQQELQRAE; encoded by the exons ATGAGGGGCATCCCGGGCTGGAGGAGGCTGCGGCTCTCAGGCTGGCGCCGGTGCACCCTCGCGTTCCTCCTCGCCTGGGCCGCCGGCTGGGTGGTGCTGAGCgctctgctctttctcctccACGGGAGCGTCTTCTCCGAGCGCTGCACGGACGAGGACGGACGCCGCATCCTGGCCAGGCTG TGCCTTGACTACAGCAGTGGAGCCTTGACCGGTGACCTCTGTGAAGACCTCTGTGTGGCGCAGAAGCTGGTGTACAAACACTGCCTTTACTATGACAGAGGTAAGAAGGTCATCCAGGCTGACTGGAGAGGCCAGCCCATCATCCTGAAATCCAAAAAGGAAATCTTCTCCAGCTACCAGCATCTCAGTATGCTGGATGAGGCGGAAACACAGGACATTCCTGAAACAGAGATTCTGCTGATGATAGCCTTGGAGGTCAAAAATGTTCTGGGGCTGGAACTATCTAACAATAGCACGGGGCCCCTGTGGACAAGGAGGAAGGGACCTCATTGGAAAGCGCAGGTGGCCAGCATGTGGTCCTTGCTCCAGCAGGAGgaatacattttctttagtTTGCTGCAGGACTTCAGCAAACATGTGCTACGAATTATTGGCTCTTGTGGACATTTCTATGCCGTGGAGTATCTTACAGCTGGACATGCCTGGCACAAAACtctttttcccttggaaaacATAGTAGGTCCCTCCCTCGCTGGCCGCAGAAGCAGAGTGAGAGCCATCATTGACATTGCACTCAGCTTTCTGGACATGGTACAACATTTTGATAATGATTTCTCTCATCGCCTTCACCTGTGTGACATCAAGCCAGAAAACTTTGCTATCAGGCATGATCTTACG GTGGTGGCCATCGATGTGGATATGGCTTTTTTCGAACCCAAAATGAGGGACATCCTTGAGCAGAACTGCACAGGAGATGAAGATTGTAAtttttttgattgcttttcaaaatgcaatctgaaaatcagaagatgtggagcacagagagcCAATAACAACTTGCAA gtCATTTGTGACAAAATATTCCGCCGCTGGTTTTCTCCAAGCCTCAGAGGATCATTagtttccttccctctgcagccGCAGTTGCAGAAAGCTGTGCAGgagtgtgcagagctgggacatGTGGATGCTACCATGCACCAGAGAACTCTGAAATCTCTTATTGAATTAAACCACCTGCTTCGGGTCAGCCAACAAGAACTGCAAAGGGCAGAGTAG